One genomic window of Salmo salar chromosome ssa12, Ssal_v3.1, whole genome shotgun sequence includes the following:
- the LOC106565958 gene encoding transcription factor HES-5 has translation MAPVNICDMVMTTKDKIKLRKPVVEKMRRDRINSSIEQLKTLLKTELQAHQPNSKLEKADILETAVVYLKDNSMRPAASFNVASPVQSYAEGFTRCLEETLRFLSAKNQPTGSQQKLLNHFHRAQKLGDRVVLSPNRATVPQNSSTPKRVTPGGRGPLWRPW, from the exons ATGGCTCCTGTCAATATTTGCGACATGGTGATGACCACGAAAGATAAAATCAAA CTTAgaaaaccagtggtggaaaagatGCGCCGAGACCGCATTAACAGCAGCATCGAACAGCTCAAGACACTCCTCAAAACCGAACTTCAAGCACACCAACCCAACTCGAAACTGGAAAAGGCTGACATTCTCGAGACAGCTGTGGTTTACCTGAAAGACAACAGCATGCGCCCTGCTGCTTCATTCAACGTAGCGTCACCTGTCCAAAGCTACGCGGAGGGATTCACCCGCTGCCTGGAGGAGACGCTGCGCTTCCTCTCGGCGAAAAACCAGCCGACTGGCTCACAACAGAAGCTTCTCAATCACTTCCATCGGGCCCAGAAACTCGGTGATAGAGTCGTGCTGAGTCCAAACCGCGCAACGGTCCCTCAAAACAGCAGCACCCCGAAACGTGTCACCCCAGGTGGAAGGGGGCCTCTGTGGAGACCCTGGTGA